A single genomic interval of Mycolicibacterium holsaticum DSM 44478 = JCM 12374 harbors:
- the nrfD gene encoding NrfD/PsrC family molybdoenzyme membrane anchor subunit: protein MKEQLTVPRAEFRSYYGKQILKTPVWNWMIAAYLFLGGLSAGSAMLAAGADLTGLAGLRKVSRIGSLVSVLASLYFLIADLGRPERFHHMMRVAKPSSPMSMGTWILSAYGPGAGVAAVAELMPGRLRRTWLGRLIARLARPAGWWAATTAPAVASYTSVLLSQTAVPAWREAHPYLPFVFTGSAAASGGGLGMLLAPEAETGPARRMAVAGAALELTASRVMGQRMGVSAEAYATGRAHRFRRLSEALTVGGAVGAVIGRHRAVTAVSGAALLVGSALQRFAVFEAGVASTRDPKYVVVPQRERLEAGQRARA, encoded by the coding sequence ATGAAGGAACAGCTGACGGTGCCGCGCGCGGAGTTCCGCTCCTACTACGGCAAGCAGATCCTCAAGACCCCGGTGTGGAACTGGATGATCGCGGCCTACCTGTTCCTGGGCGGGCTCTCGGCCGGCTCGGCGATGCTCGCTGCGGGTGCGGATCTGACGGGTTTGGCTGGGCTGCGCAAGGTTTCGCGAATCGGGTCGCTGGTGAGCGTGCTGGCGAGCCTGTACTTCCTGATCGCCGACCTCGGCAGGCCCGAACGGTTCCATCACATGATGCGGGTGGCCAAGCCCAGCTCGCCGATGAGCATGGGCACCTGGATCCTCTCGGCGTACGGGCCGGGCGCGGGCGTGGCGGCGGTGGCCGAGCTGATGCCTGGGCGGCTGCGCCGCACCTGGCTCGGCCGGCTGATTGCGCGGCTGGCGCGGCCTGCGGGGTGGTGGGCGGCGACGACGGCGCCCGCGGTGGCGTCGTACACGTCAGTCCTGTTGTCGCAGACGGCGGTTCCTGCCTGGCGGGAGGCGCACCCGTATCTCCCGTTTGTATTCACGGGCTCGGCGGCGGCCAGCGGCGGCGGACTGGGCATGCTGCTCGCGCCGGAGGCCGAGACCGGCCCGGCCCGCCGGATGGCCGTCGCGGGGGCGGCGCTGGAACTCACGGCGTCGCGGGTGATGGGCCAGCGGATGGGTGTGTCCGCTGAGGCGTACGCGACGGGAAGGGCGCACCGGTTCCGTCGGCTGTCGGAGGCGTTGACGGTCGGCGGTGCGGTCGGCGCGGTGATCGGCAGGCACCGCGCGGTCACCGCAGTGTCGGGGGCGGCGCTGCTGGTGGGCAGCGCGCTTCAGCGGTTCGCTGTGTTCGAGGCGGGCGTGGCGTCCACGCGCGACCCGAAATACGTGGTGGTGCCCCAGCGGGAACGGCTCGAGGCGGGGCAGCGCGCCCGGGCATAA
- a CDS encoding 4Fe-4S dicluster domain-containing protein, whose amino-acid sequence MTGYDEQPRVGFFTDTSVCIGCKACEVACKEWNGVPDDGFNLLGTSFDNTGELGANSWRHVAFIEQPAVDLGMPGFQRPGDGSGAEGRTDFRWLMSSDVCKHCTHAGCLDVCPTGALFRTEFGTVVVQQDICNGCGYCVSGCPYGVIERREGDGRAWKCTLCYDRLRDGLEPACAKACPTDSIQFGVLDELRERAALRLNGLHERGMTEARLYGEDPDDRVGGNGAFFLLLDEPEVYGLPPDPVVPTRDAPAMWRFAGIAASAMVGIAVSAFAGRRR is encoded by the coding sequence ATGACCGGCTACGACGAGCAGCCGCGGGTCGGGTTCTTCACCGACACCTCGGTGTGCATCGGCTGCAAGGCGTGCGAGGTCGCGTGCAAGGAATGGAACGGTGTGCCCGACGACGGGTTCAACCTGCTGGGCACGTCCTTCGACAACACCGGTGAACTGGGCGCGAACTCGTGGCGCCATGTGGCGTTCATCGAGCAGCCTGCGGTGGATCTGGGGATGCCGGGTTTTCAGCGCCCGGGCGACGGTTCCGGCGCGGAGGGCCGCACCGACTTCCGCTGGCTGATGAGCAGCGACGTCTGCAAGCACTGCACCCACGCCGGTTGTCTGGACGTGTGCCCGACGGGCGCGCTGTTCCGCACGGAGTTCGGTACCGTCGTTGTGCAGCAAGATATCTGCAATGGCTGCGGCTACTGCGTGTCGGGCTGCCCGTACGGGGTGATCGAGCGCCGCGAGGGCGACGGTCGCGCCTGGAAGTGCACGCTGTGCTACGACCGGCTGCGCGACGGCCTCGAACCGGCATGCGCGAAGGCCTGCCCCACGGACTCCATCCAGTTCGGGGTGCTCGATGAGCTGCGCGAACGGGCGGCGTTGCGGCTGAACGGCTTACACGAACGGGGCATGACCGAAGCCCGGCTGTACGGCGAGGATCCCGACGACCGCGTCGGCGGCAACGGAGCGTTCTTCCTGCTGCTCGACGAGCCGGAGGTGTACGGGCTGCCGCCGGACCCGGTGGTCCCGACGCGTGACGCCCCGGCGATGTGGCGCTTTGCGGGAATCGCGGCGTCGGCGATGGTGGGCATCGCGGTGTCGGCGTTCGCGGGGCGGCGGCGATGA
- the fdh gene encoding formate dehydrogenase, which yields MEIKRLFQSWPVYRQLTGQDPTGRGRAAQSKRSLTLTPRTVDADHVAHSVCPFCAVGCAQNVYVKDGKVIQIEGNPDSPISRGRLCPKGSASKQLVTGPQRLTKVRYRPPYATEWQELDLDTAMDMVADRVLDAREKGWQQFDADRNTLRRTMGIASLGGATLDNEENYLIKKLFTALGALQIENQARIUHSATVPGLGASFGRGGATDYQQDLANSDFIVIMGSNMAEAHPVGFQWVVEAKARGARVVHIDPRFTRTSALADRHVALRAGSDIAFLGGVINYIVSNELDFREYVTAYTNASFLVDERYRDAEDLDGLFSGYDPDTASYEPETWQYQSTDAAEGGAQHTEKAAPDRHGSGGAPIEGAHQIPSDPTLQDPRCVYQILKRHYARYTPEMVERVCGVPADEFLEVARAWAENSGRERTSALVYSVGWTQHSVGAQYIRAGAIIQLLLGNIGRPGGGVMALRGHASIQGSTDVPTLFNLLPGYLAMPEAGHATLSDYLDDIIGNNQKGFWHNADTYMVSLLKEYWGDVATADNDYCFDYLPRINGDHGTYRTVMDMVDGKVFGYFLLGQNPAVGSAHGRLQRLGMANLDWLVVRELVEIESATFWKDGPEIETGEITPQTCRTEVFLFPAASHVEKSGTFTQTQRMLQWREQAVQPPGDARSELWFFYHLGRRLREKLAGSTDERDRPLLDLAWDYAMDGDEPSAEDVLRRINGVDLSTGRAVNGYTELKADGSTACGCWIYSGVYADDVNQAARRNPHTEHDPPGEWGWTWPMNRRVLYNRASADPQGRPWSERKKLVWWDPDKGAAGEWTGYDVPDFEKTKPPGYEPDPDAVGVAALRGDDAFVMQADGKAWLFAPGGVLDGPLPTHYEPHESPVRNALYKQQGNPARKVYGRTDNPSNPSPPELDGDVFPYVFTAARLTEHHTAGGMSRQLPYLSELQPALFVEVSPQLAALRGLSHMDWAHVITSRTAVDARVLVTDRMRPLRIEDRVVHQIWMPYHWGHSGLIDGDVVNDLLGVVADPNVFIQESKVATCDIQPGRRPRGPELLSYIAEYRRRAGITIETGTHLDTTGAADEHTEETP from the coding sequence ATGGAGATCAAGAGACTGTTCCAGTCGTGGCCGGTATATCGGCAGCTCACGGGACAGGATCCGACGGGTCGCGGCCGGGCCGCCCAGTCCAAGCGGTCGCTGACGCTGACCCCGCGGACCGTCGATGCCGACCACGTCGCGCACTCGGTCTGCCCGTTCTGTGCGGTCGGCTGCGCGCAGAATGTCTACGTCAAGGACGGCAAGGTCATCCAGATCGAAGGCAACCCGGACAGCCCGATCTCCCGAGGACGCCTGTGCCCCAAGGGATCTGCCAGCAAGCAGCTGGTCACCGGTCCGCAGCGACTGACCAAGGTGCGTTACCGCCCGCCGTATGCCACCGAATGGCAGGAGCTCGACCTCGACACCGCGATGGACATGGTCGCCGACCGGGTGCTCGACGCCCGCGAGAAGGGCTGGCAACAGTTCGACGCCGACCGCAACACGCTGCGCCGCACCATGGGCATCGCCAGCCTGGGCGGCGCCACCCTCGACAACGAAGAGAACTACCTGATCAAGAAGCTCTTCACCGCGTTGGGGGCGTTGCAGATCGAGAACCAGGCCCGTATTTGACACAGCGCCACGGTTCCCGGTCTGGGAGCCTCCTTCGGTCGCGGCGGAGCGACGGACTATCAGCAAGACCTCGCCAACTCTGACTTCATCGTCATCATGGGTTCGAACATGGCCGAAGCCCACCCGGTCGGGTTCCAGTGGGTGGTGGAGGCCAAGGCCCGCGGCGCGCGCGTCGTGCACATCGACCCGCGGTTCACCCGGACCAGCGCGTTGGCCGACCGCCACGTTGCGCTGCGCGCGGGCAGCGACATCGCGTTCCTCGGCGGGGTGATCAACTACATCGTGTCCAACGAGCTCGACTTCCGCGAGTACGTCACCGCCTACACCAACGCGTCCTTCCTGGTCGACGAACGCTACCGCGACGCCGAGGATCTCGACGGCCTGTTCAGCGGCTACGACCCCGACACCGCCTCCTACGAGCCCGAGACATGGCAGTACCAGAGCACCGACGCGGCAGAGGGCGGCGCGCAGCACACGGAGAAGGCGGCACCCGACCGGCACGGCTCCGGCGGCGCGCCGATCGAAGGCGCGCACCAGATTCCGTCCGATCCGACGCTGCAGGACCCGCGCTGCGTGTACCAGATCCTCAAGCGCCACTACGCCCGCTACACCCCCGAGATGGTGGAACGGGTCTGCGGGGTGCCCGCCGACGAGTTTCTCGAGGTCGCGCGGGCGTGGGCGGAAAACTCTGGCCGAGAACGCACTTCGGCACTGGTGTACAGCGTCGGCTGGACACAGCACTCGGTGGGGGCGCAGTACATCCGCGCGGGCGCGATCATCCAGCTGCTGCTGGGCAACATCGGCAGGCCGGGCGGCGGGGTGATGGCGTTGCGCGGACACGCCAGCATCCAGGGTTCCACCGACGTGCCGACGCTATTCAACCTGCTGCCCGGTTATCTCGCGATGCCCGAAGCCGGCCACGCCACGCTGTCCGACTACCTCGACGACATCATCGGCAACAACCAGAAAGGCTTCTGGCACAACGCCGATACTTACATGGTGTCACTGCTCAAGGAGTACTGGGGCGACGTGGCCACCGCCGACAACGACTACTGCTTCGACTACCTGCCCCGCATCAACGGCGACCACGGCACCTACCGCACCGTGATGGACATGGTCGACGGCAAGGTGTTCGGCTACTTCCTGCTCGGGCAGAACCCCGCGGTGGGCTCCGCGCACGGCCGACTGCAGCGCCTCGGCATGGCCAACCTGGACTGGCTGGTGGTGCGCGAACTCGTCGAGATCGAGAGCGCGACGTTCTGGAAGGACGGCCCGGAGATCGAGACGGGCGAGATCACCCCGCAGACGTGTCGCACCGAGGTGTTCTTGTTTCCCGCGGCATCGCACGTGGAGAAGTCGGGCACGTTTACCCAGACCCAGCGGATGCTGCAATGGCGTGAACAGGCCGTCCAGCCGCCCGGCGACGCGCGCTCGGAGCTGTGGTTCTTCTACCACCTGGGCCGCCGGCTGCGCGAAAAGCTCGCCGGATCAACCGATGAGCGCGATCGGCCGCTGCTGGATCTGGCGTGGGACTACGCGATGGACGGCGACGAACCCTCAGCCGAGGACGTGCTGCGGCGCATCAACGGCGTCGACCTGAGCACCGGACGCGCGGTCAACGGCTACACCGAACTAAAGGCCGACGGGAGCACCGCTTGCGGCTGCTGGATCTACAGCGGCGTGTACGCCGACGACGTCAACCAGGCGGCGCGCCGCAACCCGCACACCGAGCACGACCCACCCGGCGAGTGGGGCTGGACGTGGCCGATGAACCGACGCGTCCTCTACAACCGCGCCTCGGCCGATCCGCAGGGCCGGCCGTGGAGCGAGCGCAAGAAGCTCGTGTGGTGGGACCCGGACAAGGGGGCCGCCGGCGAGTGGACCGGCTATGACGTGCCGGACTTCGAGAAGACCAAACCGCCCGGGTACGAACCGGATCCGGATGCCGTGGGCGTGGCGGCATTGCGAGGCGACGACGCGTTCGTCATGCAGGCCGACGGCAAGGCGTGGCTGTTCGCCCCCGGCGGAGTGCTCGACGGTCCGCTGCCCACGCACTACGAGCCCCACGAATCACCGGTGCGCAACGCGCTGTACAAACAGCAGGGCAACCCGGCGCGCAAGGTGTACGGGCGCACCGACAACCCGTCGAACCCCTCACCGCCGGAACTCGACGGCGACGTGTTCCCGTACGTGTTCACCGCAGCACGGCTGACCGAGCACCACACCGCGGGCGGTATGAGCCGGCAGCTGCCCTATCTCAGCGAGCTGCAGCCGGCGTTGTTCGTCGAGGTGTCACCGCAACTCGCTGCGCTGCGCGGACTTTCACACATGGACTGGGCGCACGTCATCACGAGCCGCACCGCGGTGGACGCCCGCGTGCTCGTCACCGACCGGATGCGCCCGCTGCGCATCGAGGACCGGGTGGTGCACCAGATCTGGATGCCGTATCACTGGGGACATTCCGGGTTGATCGACGGGGACGTGGTCAACGATCTGCTCGGCGTGGTGGCCGACCCGAACGTGTTCATCCAGGAGAGCAAGGTGGCCACGTGCGACATCCAGCCGGGCCGGCGCCCACGCGGCCCCGAGTTGCTGTCCTACATAGCGGAATACCGGCGCCGGGCCGGCATCACGATCGAGACGGGTACCCACCTGGACACCACGGGGGCGGCCGACGAGCACACCGAGGAGACGCCATGA
- a CDS encoding selenocysteine-specific translation elongation factor, whose amino-acid sequence MYVIATAGHVDHGKSTLVHRLTGMWPDRLAEEKRRGLTIELGYAWTEISGRQFAFVDVPGHERFVANMLAGIVAVAPANPVMFVVAATEGWMPQSEEHFAALHALGVRHTLVVISKADLADPTPVIAQVRQRFPDAPVVLGTDLDAVRAELVALASRLPAPDVDADVRLWVDRSFTIRGAGTVVTGTLAAGTLRVGDELEHAGRRYTVRGLESLERAQMSLSAVARAAVNLRGVDHRDIGRGDTLRTPGAWRDTAEVDISVRPLGELHRNLMLHIGSAAVPVQVRPLGTAARLRLAVPLPLRVGDVGLLRDPGEHRIAAGIEVLDVRPPPLRRRGAARQRAEELASGHARPPVCARADDLRAMGFPLDGERVGEWVVDPDWWARRRQQASAAVERWSTEHDVAAGMPLETLRRALELPAVELVGELLDGSGLVVADGLVRRPDAVLPARVDEALRTIEKWLAAEPFRAPDADQLDELRLGPRELAAAIRAKRLTRIADGVVLGADAFDRAAEILQTLPQPFTVAEAKRALNTTRRVAVPLLEGLDKQRRTRRADDGTRTLI is encoded by the coding sequence ATGTATGTCATAGCCACCGCGGGGCATGTCGACCACGGGAAGTCGACGTTGGTGCACCGCCTCACCGGCATGTGGCCGGACCGGCTGGCCGAGGAGAAGCGCCGCGGGTTGACGATCGAACTCGGCTACGCGTGGACGGAGATCTCGGGTCGGCAGTTCGCGTTCGTCGACGTCCCTGGCCACGAGCGGTTCGTGGCCAATATGCTCGCCGGCATTGTGGCGGTAGCCCCCGCAAATCCAGTGATGTTCGTCGTCGCGGCCACCGAGGGGTGGATGCCGCAGTCCGAGGAGCACTTCGCCGCGCTGCACGCGTTGGGCGTTCGACACACGCTCGTGGTGATCAGCAAGGCCGACCTGGCCGATCCGACACCTGTCATCGCCCAGGTGCGGCAACGATTTCCGGATGCACCCGTGGTGTTGGGCACGGATCTGGATGCGGTGCGGGCAGAACTGGTGGCGCTTGCCTCGCGGTTGCCGGCCCCCGACGTCGATGCCGACGTGCGGCTGTGGGTGGACCGCTCGTTCACGATCCGCGGGGCGGGCACCGTCGTCACCGGGACGCTGGCGGCGGGCACGTTGCGGGTCGGCGACGAACTCGAGCACGCCGGCCGGCGCTATACCGTGCGGGGGTTGGAGTCGCTCGAACGTGCCCAAATGTCCCTTTCGGCGGTGGCGCGCGCCGCGGTCAACCTGCGCGGCGTGGACCACCGCGACATCGGCCGCGGTGACACCCTGCGCACGCCGGGCGCATGGCGCGACACCGCCGAAGTGGACATCTCGGTGCGGCCGCTGGGTGAGCTGCACCGAAACCTGATGCTGCATATCGGGTCTGCGGCCGTACCGGTACAGGTGCGGCCGCTGGGTACGGCGGCGAGGCTGCGGTTGGCGGTGCCGCTGCCGTTGCGCGTCGGCGACGTCGGGCTGCTGCGCGACCCCGGCGAGCACCGGATCGCCGCGGGTATCGAGGTGCTCGACGTGCGTCCGCCGCCGCTGCGTCGGCGTGGTGCGGCGCGTCAGCGGGCCGAAGAGCTGGCGTCCGGACACGCGCGGCCGCCGGTGTGCGCGCGTGCGGATGACCTGCGCGCCATGGGGTTTCCGCTCGATGGTGAGCGGGTCGGCGAGTGGGTGGTGGATCCCGACTGGTGGGCACGGCGCCGGCAGCAGGCTTCCGCGGCGGTCGAACGGTGGTCGACCGAGCACGACGTCGCCGCAGGCATGCCGCTGGAGACCCTGCGGCGAGCACTCGAGCTGCCCGCTGTCGAGCTGGTGGGCGAGCTGCTCGACGGGTCCGGGCTCGTGGTGGCCGACGGCCTGGTGCGGCGCCCGGACGCGGTGCTGCCGGCGCGAGTGGACGAGGCGCTGCGCACGATCGAAAAGTGGTTGGCTGCAGAGCCGTTTCGGGCACCGGACGCCGATCAGCTCGACGAGCTGCGGCTCGGCCCGCGTGAACTGGCTGCCGCCATTCGCGCCAAGCGCCTGACCCGTATCGCCGACGGCGTCGTGCTCGGCGCTGATGCGTTCGACCGGGCCGCCGAGATATTGCAGACCCTGCCGCAGCCGTTCACCGTCGCCGAGGCCAAGCGCGCGCTGAACACCACCCGCCGCGTCGCGGTGCCGCTGCTGGAAGGCCTCGACAAGCAGCGCCGCACCCGTCGCGCCGATGACGGCACCCGCACGCTGATCTAG
- the selA gene encoding L-seryl-tRNA(Sec) selenium transferase — translation MPQRFRRANAPSASVSAPKSQDPRRQVPRTDALLADPRLVEASRTLGRTLVKSVITDAQQQARAGTIAPEQVADYAVAALPTSAASLRPVINATGVVVHTNLGRAPLSQAAVDAMVTAAGATDVEFDLETGRRARRGRGALAALAAAVPTAGGVHIVNNNAAALLLTAMTLAPGKQIVVSRGELIEIGDGFRLPELMESTGARFREVGTTNRTHLRDYTDAIGPDTGFVLKVHPSNYMVSGFTSAVSISELTGLGVPLVVDIGSGLLTPHPLLPDEPDATSVLRDGADLVTASGDKLLGGPQAGVLFGTAELVERLRRHPAARALRVDKLTLAALEATLNGPPPPVAEALAVDVASLRERAAHLAAQLPDAQAVDCVAAVGGGGAPGVELPSAAVSLPSSCATLLRLGSPAVVGRLENGRCLLDLRTVRPDDDDALVHAVRACMS, via the coding sequence ATGCCCCAGCGATTTCGGCGCGCTAACGCCCCCTCAGCGTCCGTAAGCGCGCCCAAATCGCAAGATCCGCGCCGACAGGTACCGCGCACCGACGCGCTGCTGGCCGACCCGCGCCTGGTCGAGGCCTCCCGGACGCTGGGGCGCACGCTGGTCAAGTCGGTCATCACCGACGCCCAGCAGCAGGCCCGGGCGGGCACGATCGCGCCCGAGCAGGTGGCCGACTACGCCGTCGCGGCCCTGCCGACCAGCGCTGCGAGCCTGCGACCGGTGATCAACGCGACCGGTGTCGTCGTGCACACCAACCTCGGGCGTGCGCCGCTGTCGCAGGCCGCCGTCGACGCGATGGTCACCGCCGCCGGCGCCACCGACGTGGAGTTCGACCTCGAGACGGGACGGCGTGCGCGACGTGGCCGGGGTGCGTTGGCGGCGTTGGCCGCGGCCGTCCCGACCGCGGGCGGTGTGCACATCGTCAACAACAATGCCGCCGCGCTGCTGCTCACCGCGATGACGTTGGCGCCGGGCAAGCAGATCGTGGTCAGCCGCGGCGAGCTGATCGAGATCGGCGACGGCTTCCGGCTGCCTGAGCTGATGGAGTCCACCGGCGCGCGGTTCCGCGAGGTCGGCACCACCAACCGCACCCATCTGCGTGACTACACCGACGCGATCGGGCCCGACACCGGCTTCGTGCTCAAGGTCCACCCGTCGAACTATATGGTGAGCGGATTCACCTCGGCGGTAAGCATTTCCGAGCTGACCGGCCTTGGCGTGCCGCTGGTCGTCGACATCGGATCGGGGCTGCTGACGCCGCATCCGCTGCTGCCCGACGAGCCCGACGCAACGTCGGTGTTGCGTGACGGAGCCGACCTCGTCACCGCCAGCGGGGACAAGCTGCTCGGCGGGCCGCAGGCCGGGGTGCTGTTCGGTACGGCCGAGTTGGTCGAGCGGCTGCGACGACATCCGGCGGCGCGGGCACTGCGGGTCGACAAGCTCACGTTGGCGGCGCTGGAGGCGACGCTGAACGGTCCGCCGCCGCCGGTGGCCGAGGCGCTCGCCGTCGACGTGGCCTCGCTGCGTGAACGAGCGGCGCATCTGGCCGCGCAGCTGCCCGACGCCCAAGCGGTGGACTGTGTCGCCGCGGTCGGCGGCGGAGGCGCGCCCGGAGTCGAATTACCCAGTGCCGCAGTCAGTCTGCCCTCATCGTGTGCGACGCTGCTCCGGCTGGGCAGCCCGGCGGTGGTGGGTCGGCTGGAGAACGGCCGTTGCCTGCTGGATCTGCGCACGGTGCGACCGGACGACGACGACGCGCTGGTGCATGCGGTGCGGGCATGTATGTCATAG
- a CDS encoding DUF488 domain-containing protein has protein sequence MLISVGHGALDKAALAKLLVDAEVEALVDIRRYPNSRHNPDVERGAISAWAADAGLDYRWEARLGGRRRLPADAEPEDTWWRVKQFAAYAAYTRTAEFGEAFAQLLEQSQRQRTAMMCSEAVWWRCHRRIVADVSVVKVGVEVHHLMHDGRLLAHPPSEGAQVRDDGQLVWV, from the coding sequence GTGCTGATCTCGGTGGGACACGGAGCGCTCGACAAGGCTGCGCTGGCCAAGCTGCTGGTAGACGCCGAGGTCGAGGCGCTCGTCGACATCCGGCGCTACCCCAACAGCAGGCACAACCCCGACGTCGAGCGCGGCGCGATCAGCGCGTGGGCCGCCGACGCCGGGCTGGACTATCGCTGGGAAGCGCGGCTGGGTGGACGCCGACGGCTGCCGGCCGACGCCGAGCCCGAGGACACCTGGTGGCGGGTCAAGCAGTTCGCCGCCTACGCGGCCTACACCCGCACCGCCGAGTTCGGCGAGGCGTTCGCGCAGCTTCTCGAGCAGTCGCAGAGGCAGCGGACGGCGATGATGTGCAGCGAGGCGGTGTGGTGGCGCTGTCATCGGCGCATCGTCGCCGACGTTTCCGTGGTGAAGGTCGGTGTGGAGGTCCACCACCTCATGCACGACGGCCGGCTGCTGGCCCACCCGCCGTCCGAGGGTGCGCAGGTGCGCGACGACGGTCAGCTGGTGTGGGTCTGA
- the selD gene encoding selenide, water dikinase SelD yields MTYRLTQYAHGGGCACKIPPGELEDVVRGLTSAAPRDPAGELLVGLEDGDDAAAVRIEGGLALIATTDFFTPVVDDAYDWGRIAAANALSDVYAMGGRPVVAVNLLGWPRDVLPFELAAETLRGGLDVCGLAGCHLAGGHSVDDPEPKYGLAVTGIADPNRLLRNDSGKAGLALSLTKPLGIGVLNSRHKSTGERFPEAIEVMTTLNAPAAQAALAAGLECATDVTGFGLLGHLYKLARASGVTAVLDAKAVPYLDGAREALAAGYVSGGTKRNLDWVSPHVDLSAVDDTEALLLADAQTSGGLLIAGEIPGAPVIGELVPRGEYTIVVR; encoded by the coding sequence ATGACCTATCGACTGACCCAGTACGCCCACGGCGGCGGCTGCGCATGCAAGATCCCGCCCGGTGAGTTGGAGGACGTGGTGCGCGGGCTGACGTCGGCCGCGCCGCGCGACCCGGCGGGTGAACTGCTGGTCGGCCTGGAGGACGGCGACGATGCGGCGGCCGTGCGCATCGAAGGCGGGCTGGCGCTGATCGCGACGACGGATTTCTTCACCCCGGTCGTCGACGACGCCTACGACTGGGGCCGCATCGCCGCCGCCAACGCGCTGTCGGATGTGTACGCGATGGGCGGGCGACCCGTCGTCGCGGTCAACCTGCTCGGCTGGCCGCGCGACGTGCTGCCCTTCGAGCTGGCCGCCGAGACGCTGCGCGGCGGGCTCGACGTGTGCGGACTTGCCGGTTGCCATCTGGCCGGTGGGCACAGCGTGGACGACCCGGAGCCGAAGTACGGCCTGGCGGTGACCGGGATCGCCGATCCGAACCGGTTGCTGCGCAACGACTCCGGTAAGGCCGGGCTTGCGCTGTCGTTGACGAAGCCGCTCGGCATCGGGGTGCTCAACAGTCGGCACAAGAGCACCGGTGAGCGCTTCCCCGAGGCCATCGAGGTGATGACGACGCTGAACGCCCCTGCGGCACAGGCCGCGCTGGCCGCGGGTCTCGAATGCGCCACCGACGTCACGGGTTTCGGCTTGCTCGGACATCTGTACAAGCTCGCGCGCGCCAGCGGGGTGACGGCGGTGCTCGACGCGAAAGCGGTGCCCTACCTCGACGGTGCGCGCGAGGCGCTGGCCGCCGGTTACGTCAGTGGCGGAACCAAACGCAACCTCGACTGGGTCTCGCCGCACGTCGACCTGAGCGCGGTCGACGACACCGAGGCGCTGCTGCTCGCCGACGCGCAAACGTCCGGCGGGTTGTTGATCGCCGGGGAGATACCGGGCGCGCCGGTCATCGGCGAGTTGGTGCCGCGCGGCGAGTACACGATCGTGGTGCGCTGA